In one window of Streptomyces griseus subsp. griseus DNA:
- a CDS encoding response regulator transcription factor, with amino-acid sequence MRILVVEDEVDLARTLHTGLTAEGYSVDLAYDGRQGLWMARTGEYAVVVLDLMLPGLNGYKVCAQLRREGNATPILVLTAKDGEWDQAEALDTGADDYLAKPFSYLVLVARLRALVRRACAVSPPVLAVGDLSLDVAARVCRRAGARVELTPREFSVLELLARRAGQAVSKADLLYHAWPDDALDPNLVEARVSVLRKKVDAAFDRRSLQTVRGIGYRLVDDREHG; translated from the coding sequence ATGCGCATCCTGGTGGTCGAAGACGAGGTGGACCTCGCCCGGACCCTGCACACCGGTCTGACCGCCGAGGGCTACAGCGTCGACCTGGCCTATGACGGCCGGCAGGGGCTGTGGATGGCCCGGACCGGTGAGTACGCCGTGGTCGTCCTGGACTTGATGTTGCCCGGCCTCAACGGCTACAAGGTCTGCGCCCAGTTGCGCCGCGAGGGCAACGCGACTCCGATCCTGGTGCTCACCGCGAAGGACGGGGAGTGGGATCAGGCGGAGGCTCTGGACACGGGTGCCGATGACTACCTGGCCAAGCCCTTCTCGTACCTCGTGCTGGTCGCACGGCTGCGGGCCCTGGTCAGGCGAGCCTGCGCCGTCTCCCCGCCTGTGCTCGCTGTCGGGGACCTCTCGCTGGATGTCGCCGCCCGGGTCTGCCGCCGGGCAGGAGCGCGGGTGGAGCTCACCCCCAGGGAGTTCTCCGTGCTGGAACTTCTGGCCCGCCGGGCGGGCCAGGCGGTCTCCAAGGCGGATCTGCTTTACCACGCGTGGCCCGATGACGCCCTGGACCCGAATCTGGTGGAGGCCCGCGTCAGCGTGCTGCGCAAGAAGGTGGACGCCGCGTTCGACCGGCGGTCCTTGCAGACCGTGCGGGGTATCGGCTATCGCTTGGTGGACGACCGTGAACACGGCTGA
- a CDS encoding MFS transporter, whose product MTAAPERSLWRHGDFRRYWGGQAVTVAGYGITTIGISVIAVVDLHASTMNVALIAVAGKLPALLLSLHAGVLADRCRKRPIIITCDIGCALILSSIPLAQFAGQVTLVQLYAVTFLVAAFQVVGSNASISYLPSLLRGEQLKEGNAKLGATNSLADLAGNNLGGLLVAALGAARAIALDALTYLVCAVCVLTVRHREPKPQPRPAGSSQWTEIREGLDYTLHTPVVRSIVLSNATTSFALAASSALWSLYLLRNLSWSPTALGVVMGAGGVGGFLGALLWRGLERRWGAGPVMLGALALNPLAQLPLVLVGPGTAGQVVIGACLLVQTGAAVAHGGLQRSVRQELCPARLQGRAQATGAWLAFGLRPLAALLAGALGTLVGLRPALGVITVLLAAPFVILWRSPARKLRSSPTPALGPGPGVLPHVTPGPAGSSTTTS is encoded by the coding sequence ATGACGGCCGCCCCGGAGCGGAGCCTGTGGCGGCATGGGGACTTCCGCCGGTACTGGGGCGGGCAGGCTGTGACCGTCGCGGGTTACGGCATCACCACGATCGGCATCTCGGTGATCGCTGTGGTGGACCTGCACGCCTCGACCATGAACGTGGCGTTGATCGCCGTGGCGGGGAAGCTCCCGGCGCTGCTGCTGTCCCTGCACGCCGGCGTCCTCGCCGACCGCTGCCGCAAGCGGCCGATCATCATCACGTGCGACATCGGTTGCGCACTGATCCTGAGCAGCATCCCGCTGGCCCAGTTCGCCGGGCAGGTCACCCTGGTCCAGCTGTACGCGGTCACCTTCCTCGTCGCCGCCTTCCAGGTGGTCGGGAGCAACGCCTCGATCAGCTACCTCCCCTCCCTGCTGCGCGGAGAACAGCTCAAGGAAGGCAACGCCAAACTCGGCGCGACGAACTCGCTGGCGGACCTCGCCGGGAACAACCTCGGCGGGCTACTGGTCGCGGCGCTGGGCGCCGCCCGGGCGATCGCCCTGGACGCGCTCACGTACCTGGTCTGCGCTGTATGCGTGCTGACCGTCCGCCACCGCGAACCGAAGCCGCAGCCCCGGCCCGCGGGCAGCAGCCAGTGGACAGAGATCCGCGAAGGCCTCGACTACACCCTGCACACCCCCGTGGTGCGCTCCATCGTCCTGTCCAACGCCACCACGTCCTTCGCCCTGGCCGCCAGCTCCGCGCTCTGGTCCCTCTACCTGCTGCGCAACCTGTCCTGGAGCCCCACAGCGCTCGGCGTCGTCATGGGGGCCGGCGGCGTCGGCGGGTTCCTCGGCGCCCTGCTGTGGCGAGGGCTGGAGCGACGCTGGGGAGCTGGGCCCGTCATGCTCGGTGCTCTCGCCCTCAACCCCCTGGCCCAGCTTCCCCTGGTGCTCGTCGGCCCCGGGACCGCCGGACAGGTAGTCATCGGTGCCTGTCTGCTGGTCCAGACCGGGGCCGCGGTTGCTCACGGCGGGCTGCAGCGCAGCGTCCGCCAAGAGCTCTGCCCCGCCCGTCTGCAGGGCCGCGCCCAGGCCACCGGTGCGTGGCTCGCCTTCGGCCTGCGTCCGCTCGCCGCCCTCCTCGCCGGAGCACTAGGCACCCTCGTCGGGCTACGGCCCGCCCTCGGCGTGATCACCGTCCTGCTTGCCGCACCGTTCGTGATCCTCTGGCGCTCCCCCGCCCGCAAACTGCGCTCCTCACCCACACCGGCCCTCGGCCCCGGACCGGGGGTGCTACCGCACGTCACACCCGGCCCGGCCGGATCCTCGACCACCACCTCCTGA
- a CDS encoding glycosyltransferase family 39 protein codes for MSLDVRAPAATGSDPARPACAQRPSARGKALTVVLPATLALVMGLWGIRRQNTMWGDEAVTYQLAEREPSQIWHTVQHVDLVHALHYSVMHVIFDLFGAGLLSLRLPSVLAMAAAASGVGLLGLRLAGPRAGLLAGLVFALLPQVQKYAQEGRSYAMVCALIAWASCALVANVSRRGRWRWAAYGLTMLLACLLHEFAVLALAAHGVTLIVSRTPKRVLRAWGVTAAGVVIGLLPLVVVSAGQSEQVSWIGGPVNPYPLLVSVVVGMLCARAPLRSRGPVSVAALTVPILVLPGALLLTVSVIKPLFVDRYVLFSDIGIALLLGAWLDHMRRPRLPRYTPAVYIAAIAALAALVPSSMSLRTPQSRSNDATAIGAAVREEGRPGDGLLYLASRHRILAATYPGDTRHLTDLALAQDPVESNTLAGVELPARDIAFRMMQFHRIVTVRVARADTLTDPQEKAKTDTLRRHFREHATTRVNGARITVYVRDHGPSANVGTPVQHPW; via the coding sequence ATGTCCCTCGACGTACGCGCTCCCGCCGCCACCGGGTCGGATCCGGCTCGGCCGGCCTGCGCACAACGGCCCTCTGCCCGGGGCAAAGCTCTGACCGTCGTCCTACCCGCCACGCTCGCCTTGGTCATGGGGCTGTGGGGCATCCGCAGACAGAACACCATGTGGGGGGACGAGGCCGTCACCTACCAGCTCGCCGAGCGCGAGCCGTCCCAGATCTGGCACACGGTCCAGCACGTCGACCTGGTCCACGCCCTGCACTACTCCGTGATGCACGTGATCTTCGATCTCTTCGGCGCCGGGCTGCTGTCCTTGCGACTACCGTCCGTGCTGGCCATGGCCGCCGCGGCGAGCGGAGTGGGACTTCTCGGACTGCGCCTGGCGGGACCCCGCGCCGGACTACTGGCCGGGCTGGTGTTCGCGCTGCTACCCCAGGTACAGAAATACGCGCAGGAGGGCCGGTCCTACGCCATGGTCTGCGCGCTGATCGCCTGGGCCTCGTGCGCGTTGGTGGCCAACGTCTCGCGGCGCGGCCGATGGCGCTGGGCAGCGTACGGCCTCACCATGCTGCTGGCATGCCTGCTCCACGAGTTCGCGGTGCTCGCCCTGGCCGCACACGGTGTGACGCTGATTGTCTCCCGCACTCCGAAACGGGTGCTGAGGGCATGGGGCGTCACCGCCGCGGGTGTGGTGATCGGGTTGTTGCCGCTCGTCGTCGTCAGCGCGGGGCAGTCGGAGCAGGTGTCCTGGATCGGCGGACCGGTAAATCCCTACCCCCTATTGGTCTCGGTGGTGGTGGGGATGCTGTGCGCGCGTGCTCCTCTGCGGAGCAGGGGGCCCGTCAGCGTCGCCGCGCTGACCGTGCCGATTCTCGTTCTCCCGGGTGCGCTGCTGCTGACCGTCTCTGTGATCAAGCCGCTCTTCGTCGACCGCTACGTGCTGTTCAGCGACATCGGGATCGCCCTGTTGCTGGGTGCCTGGCTGGACCACATGCGCCGACCCCGACTACCGCGGTACACCCCGGCCGTGTACATCGCGGCCATCGCGGCCCTGGCCGCGCTCGTTCCGTCGAGCATGTCGCTCAGAACTCCCCAGAGCCGGAGCAACGACGCCACCGCCATCGGCGCCGCCGTGCGGGAGGAAGGCCGCCCTGGGGACGGGCTGCTCTACCTCGCGAGCCGACACAGAATCCTTGCCGCGACCTACCCCGGGGACACCCGCCACCTGACAGATCTCGCACTGGCACAGGACCCCGTCGAGTCGAATACGCTCGCCGGTGTCGAGCTTCCCGCCCGCGACATCGCGTTCCGCATGATGCAGTTCCACCGGATCGTCACGGTCCGCGTGGCGCGCGCGGACACTCTCACCGACCCACAGGAGAAGGCGAAAACAGATACCTTGCGACGCCATTTTCGCGAGCACGCAACAACGCGGGTCAACGGAGCGCGTATCACTGTCTACGTCCGAGACCATGGCCCGTCCGCGAACGTCGGCACTCCGGTGCAACACCCATGGTGA
- a CDS encoding molybdopterin-dependent oxidoreductase — MTTSAKLWVRLPLGALSGLLAGFAALAVAELVSAAVRPQAGPLTAVGGATIDRTPTPVKDWAIRHFGEDDKLVLQLGILAALAALAIVLGVVALRFRRAGAAGVLIFGVIGAAAALTRPDSSGFTDALPSVVGAVVAAALLYYLIGRLTQPPRAGRTTADPDRGAGWDRRGFVIGASAAALTSLGVGALGRYLTGNASQAAVESRNAVRLPAPASPAPPLPPGTQLKVPGISRFTTSNKAFYRVDTALVVPKVDADTWRLRIHGKGVTRPVTLTFEDLMRRELIERDITLTCVSNEVGGPYVGNARWLGVRLADVLAEAGVRSPSKGGPADQLVARSVDGMTLGSPVEAAMDGRDAMLAVGMNGQPLPFIHGFPVRMLIPGLYGYVSACKWIEDIELTTFADYDPYWVKRSWARRAPIKTQSRIDVPKPLSRSRAGTVMVAGVAWAQHRGIDRVQVRVDDGPWRDAGLAAEANIDTWRQWSFPWKATPGSHTLTVRATERGGEVQTEKRTGTVPDGASGWPSVVVTID; from the coding sequence GTGACGACATCTGCAAAACTCTGGGTCCGTCTGCCTCTGGGGGCACTGAGCGGCCTGCTCGCCGGGTTCGCGGCCCTCGCGGTCGCCGAGCTGGTCTCCGCCGCGGTCCGCCCGCAGGCCGGGCCCCTCACAGCTGTAGGCGGGGCGACCATCGACCGTACGCCGACACCGGTCAAGGACTGGGCGATCCGCCACTTCGGCGAGGACGACAAGCTGGTTCTGCAGCTCGGCATCCTCGCCGCGCTGGCCGCGCTGGCCATCGTGCTGGGCGTGGTGGCACTCCGGTTCCGGCGGGCCGGCGCCGCAGGGGTTCTGATCTTCGGGGTGATCGGCGCGGCCGCCGCGCTGACCCGGCCGGACTCGTCGGGGTTCACCGACGCGCTCCCCTCGGTGGTCGGCGCCGTGGTGGCAGCGGCGCTGCTCTACTACCTCATCGGGCGGCTCACCCAGCCCCCTCGCGCCGGCAGGACCACGGCGGACCCGGATCGCGGCGCGGGCTGGGACCGCCGAGGGTTCGTCATCGGCGCCTCGGCGGCGGCGCTCACCTCCCTCGGCGTGGGAGCGCTCGGCCGCTATCTCACCGGCAACGCCTCGCAAGCGGCGGTCGAGTCGCGGAACGCGGTGCGGCTGCCCGCCCCGGCTTCGCCCGCACCTCCGCTGCCGCCCGGCACTCAGCTCAAGGTTCCGGGTATCAGCCGCTTCACCACGTCGAACAAGGCGTTCTACCGCGTCGACACCGCGCTGGTCGTGCCAAAGGTGGACGCCGACACCTGGCGGCTGCGCATCCACGGCAAAGGTGTCACCCGCCCGGTCACCCTCACCTTCGAGGACCTGATGCGGCGTGAACTCATCGAGCGGGACATCACCTTGACCTGCGTATCCAACGAGGTCGGCGGGCCGTACGTCGGCAACGCGCGGTGGCTGGGCGTACGGCTGGCCGACGTCCTGGCCGAAGCAGGTGTCAGATCTCCCTCGAAGGGTGGTCCCGCCGATCAGCTCGTTGCGCGCTCTGTCGACGGCATGACGCTGGGCTCCCCGGTGGAGGCCGCCATGGACGGGCGTGACGCGATGCTGGCGGTCGGGATGAACGGGCAGCCGCTGCCCTTCATCCACGGCTTCCCCGTCCGCATGCTCATTCCGGGTCTGTACGGATACGTCTCCGCCTGCAAGTGGATCGAGGACATCGAGCTCACGACGTTCGCCGACTACGACCCGTACTGGGTCAAGCGCTCGTGGGCCCGTCGGGCACCGATCAAGACCCAGTCCCGGATCGATGTTCCCAAGCCGCTGTCCCGGTCCAGGGCCGGAACGGTGATGGTCGCCGGCGTCGCCTGGGCGCAGCACCGCGGTATCGACCGCGTTCAGGTCCGGGTCGACGACGGCCCCTGGCGGGACGCCGGCCTCGCGGCGGAGGCGAACATCGACACCTGGCGCCAGTGGTCCTTCCCATGGAAGGCCACGCCCGGCAGCCACACCCTGACCGTCCGCGCCACCGAACGCGGCGGCGAAGTACAGACGGAGAAACGCACAGGCACCGTACCCGACGGGGCCAGCGGCTGGCCGTCCGTCGTCGTCACCATCGATTGA
- a CDS encoding sensor histidine kinase, which yields MNTAEPRRGLRPRSVRARTALAVASTAAVVLAAIGWWLHGDVYRQSTQIAQDQARAPLLALVDHLRAGVIPSRRSTVPYEIVATGRSTAVASGGGMDVFAPGSPHVLPAPPRLSESTVSDDSGWYYESGPMRMPELRDEHGRRFALGGGTYPVLSTNVWAGELSSAQAAHLGVAPDATLRVHVVVLPDTAEAITATMGLLLLRAGLVGLVLLSAVTYFTVRIALRPVEAIRAATASVTPSDPRERVTVPATGHEITALATTINTTLQRLDDAAARQRRFVADAAHELRSPLTTLLATLEVALAYPDRTDWPGTVTTAARQAGRLQALAEDLLLLARLDARQPESDRGSVDLEVLVSQLAERYERPPDGPVVLTTDTTGPAHARGRPEEYERLLRNLVDNATRHAASRVQVTLRKQDRQVILSVHDDGPGVPAENAEAIFERFVRLDDARSRDRGGTGLGLPIARELAHHHAGTLALVPSDTGACFQLRLPQAPPPAK from the coding sequence GTGAACACGGCTGAGCCGCGACGCGGCCTGCGGCCCCGGTCCGTGCGGGCCCGCACCGCCCTGGCCGTCGCCTCGACCGCCGCCGTCGTCCTGGCCGCCATCGGGTGGTGGCTGCACGGCGACGTCTACCGCCAGAGCACCCAGATCGCCCAGGACCAGGCCCGGGCCCCTCTCCTCGCTCTCGTGGACCACCTGCGTGCGGGCGTGATCCCCAGCCGCCGAAGCACCGTGCCGTACGAGATCGTCGCGACCGGCCGTAGCACGGCCGTCGCATCCGGCGGCGGAATGGACGTCTTCGCCCCGGGCTCCCCCCATGTTCTGCCCGCCCCGCCCCGGCTCTCGGAGTCCACCGTCAGTGATGATTCAGGCTGGTACTACGAGAGCGGTCCCATGCGCATGCCGGAACTCCGCGACGAGCACGGGCGCAGGTTCGCCCTGGGTGGTGGTACCTACCCCGTCCTGTCCACCAATGTCTGGGCCGGTGAACTCAGCAGCGCCCAAGCCGCACATCTGGGGGTCGCTCCGGACGCCACACTCCGGGTCCACGTGGTGGTACTCCCCGACACGGCCGAGGCGATCACCGCCACCATGGGCCTCCTGCTGCTGCGGGCCGGACTCGTCGGCCTGGTGCTGCTCTCAGCCGTCACCTACTTCACCGTGCGCATCGCGTTGCGGCCGGTCGAAGCGATCCGCGCAGCCACCGCCTCGGTCACGCCGAGCGACCCCAGGGAGCGCGTCACCGTGCCCGCCACAGGGCACGAGATCACCGCGCTGGCCACCACCATCAACACCACTTTGCAGCGTCTCGACGACGCCGCCGCCCGGCAACGGCGCTTCGTCGCGGACGCGGCCCACGAACTGCGCAGCCCGCTCACCACCCTGCTGGCCACCCTCGAAGTGGCGCTCGCCTACCCGGACCGCACCGACTGGCCCGGCACGGTCACCACGGCCGCACGGCAGGCCGGACGTCTTCAGGCCCTCGCCGAGGACCTGCTGCTCCTCGCCCGCCTCGACGCCCGGCAACCGGAGTCCGACCGCGGCTCCGTCGACCTGGAGGTTCTCGTCTCCCAGCTGGCCGAACGGTACGAGCGGCCTCCCGACGGCCCGGTGGTGTTGACCACGGACACCACCGGACCCGCCCACGCGCGGGGCAGGCCCGAGGAGTACGAGCGACTGCTGCGCAACCTCGTCGACAACGCCACCCGTCACGCCGCGAGCCGCGTCCAGGTCACCCTGAGGAAGCAGGACCGGCAGGTGATCCTGTCCGTCCACGACGACGGGCCAGGCGTACCCGCCGAGAACGCCGAAGCCATCTTCGAACGCTTCGTCCGGCTCGATGACGCCCGCTCCCGTGATCGCGGGGGCACCGGCCTGGGCCTCCCCATCGCACGCGAACTCGCCCACCACCACGCGGGCACCCTCGCCCTCGTCCCCTCGGACACCGGCGCATGCTTCCAACTGCGCCTTCCCCAGGCGCCGCCGCCGGCCAAGTAA
- a CDS encoding GNAT family N-acetyltransferase, producing the protein MPDVSVRLAHVTDRPIAERLWLMFRHDMSQFDALLPNQDGTFRSDRLRAAFTDADWALYLLTSDKHPAGLALVRSLTGPTRVLNSFFVVRGARRRGIGLQAVRAVVAKHPGPWEVAFQDANVAAVRFWRRIAAEIADDAWAEERRPVPDRPDLPPDVWISFRVPDKTHG; encoded by the coding sequence ATGCCAGACGTCTCCGTGCGACTCGCGCACGTTACCGACCGTCCGATAGCCGAGCGTCTGTGGCTGATGTTCCGCCACGACATGTCACAGTTCGATGCTCTGCTGCCAAACCAAGACGGAACCTTCCGCAGTGATCGGCTCCGGGCGGCCTTCACCGACGCCGATTGGGCGCTGTACCTATTGACGAGCGACAAGCACCCCGCCGGTCTCGCGCTCGTGCGCAGCTTGACTGGTCCAACGCGCGTGCTGAACAGCTTCTTCGTCGTGCGCGGGGCACGAAGGAGAGGGATCGGACTGCAAGCTGTTCGAGCGGTCGTAGCCAAGCACCCGGGTCCGTGGGAAGTCGCCTTTCAGGACGCCAACGTGGCGGCGGTTCGTTTCTGGCGTCGCATCGCCGCGGAGATCGCCGACGACGCATGGGCTGAGGAGCGTAGGCCGGTGCCAGACCGGCCTGACCTGCCGCCGGATGTCTGGATCTCGTTCCGCGTGCCCGACAAGACCCATGGCTAA
- a CDS encoding VOC family protein produces MTIQPRAFAHVRLTVTDIERSRAFYDAVLGLPVAFDLPPDADEETREELSFLFGGVIYQLGDSLFGLRPVASDRFDEDRVGLDHVSFAVDGRADLERAARHLDQLEVAHEGIKDIGAGYILEFRDPDGIALELFAPAS; encoded by the coding sequence ATGACGATTCAGCCCCGCGCTTTCGCCCACGTCCGTCTCACCGTTACCGATATCGAGCGCTCCCGCGCCTTCTACGATGCGGTCCTCGGGCTGCCGGTGGCCTTCGACCTACCTCCCGACGCCGACGAGGAAACCCGGGAGGAGCTCTCGTTCCTCTTCGGTGGGGTGATCTACCAGCTCGGGGACTCCCTCTTCGGTCTGCGGCCTGTGGCCTCGGACCGCTTCGACGAGGACCGGGTAGGCCTGGACCACGTCAGCTTCGCCGTGGACGGCCGGGCGGACCTGGAGCGGGCAGCGCGCCACCTCGACCAGCTCGAGGTGGCTCACGAAGGGATCAAAGACATCGGAGCGGGATACATCCTGGAGTTCCGCGACCCGGACGGCATCGCTCTGGAGCTGTTCGCACCGGCAAGTTGA
- a CDS encoding sortase domain-bontaining protein, with the protein MGWWSDGPRPGAPGAAVVVGHVDSANGPGAFQGLSMLDPGDKVSLVREDRSTITFTIRALRQYEKDVFPDSQVYATSSPPSLHLITCSGAYDRSRGEYRDNLVVYASLDKVSSRTE; encoded by the coding sequence ATAGGGTGGTGGAGCGACGGTCCCCGCCCGGGCGCCCCCGGCGCAGCGGTCGTCGTCGGCCACGTCGACTCCGCCAACGGTCCCGGAGCCTTTCAGGGACTCTCCATGCTCGACCCGGGCGACAAGGTGAGCCTGGTGCGGGAGGACCGGTCGACCATCACCTTCACGATTCGGGCCCTGCGCCAGTACGAGAAGGACGTCTTTCCTGACAGTCAGGTCTATGCGACCAGCAGTCCGCCCTCCCTGCACCTGATCACCTGCTCGGGCGCCTACGACCGCAGCCGAGGTGAGTACCGGGACAACCTCGTTGTCTACGCCAGCCTCGACAAGGTCAGCAGCCGAACGGAATGA
- a CDS encoding NUDIX domain-containing protein, whose product MPPSRAHIRDLVTAYLDRHPGERPNLGPLLEALDAPGEVTARATLPGHITCSAAVIDHDGRVLHVQHIVSGGKWLLPGGHVEPQDATLMAAAVREIHEETGIPPAALCQSPAFCHEPADIDVHPIDANPAKDEPAHRHYDFRFVLHLVPPSAETAVQAEEISGTDWLPLDQVTSLTMRSKLLAADMSAGPEPVNASVIIHDDAGRYLIHLRDQLPGIWEPGVFALLGGGSAPGDASLEATLLRELSEEVPGVQLSGLEPYAVEETTSVDGLTVPVQVFTAVWQGHPDSAGLREGILLHWSTPDMLDRLPQSPGLGDLIRRHAAQHPPAAASLRRHHRRAAGGTPAGTELHVVGVHLFLQDSEGRVLLGLRHPDSAYAGRLWHTLAGHCEREDAVSSLIRETEEEAGLLLDREAIDLVHLLHSQNSPTASPRIQLFFRARSWSGVLQVREPDRCVEWRWFNPKDLPDNTVPYTRQAIEAILAGQPYSDLGWAS is encoded by the coding sequence ATGCCGCCGTCCCGAGCGCACATCCGTGACCTCGTCACTGCCTACCTCGACCGTCACCCCGGTGAGCGCCCCAATCTAGGACCGCTGCTGGAGGCCCTCGATGCTCCCGGCGAGGTCACCGCCCGGGCGACGCTTCCCGGGCACATCACGTGCAGTGCCGCTGTGATCGATCACGACGGGAGGGTGCTGCACGTTCAGCACATCGTCTCCGGCGGGAAGTGGCTCCTTCCGGGAGGCCATGTCGAGCCCCAGGACGCCACGCTCATGGCCGCCGCGGTACGCGAGATCCATGAGGAGACAGGCATTCCTCCGGCAGCGCTCTGCCAGAGTCCGGCGTTCTGCCACGAGCCCGCCGACATCGACGTCCACCCCATCGACGCCAACCCTGCCAAGGACGAACCGGCACACCGGCACTACGACTTCCGGTTCGTTCTCCACCTCGTGCCGCCCTCCGCCGAGACGGCCGTGCAGGCCGAAGAGATTTCCGGGACCGACTGGCTGCCGCTCGACCAGGTCACCTCCCTCACGATGCGCAGCAAGCTCTTGGCCGCCGACATGAGCGCGGGCCCGGAGCCGGTCAACGCCTCGGTGATCATCCACGACGACGCGGGCCGCTATCTGATCCACTTGCGCGACCAGCTGCCGGGTATTTGGGAGCCGGGCGTGTTCGCTCTTCTCGGCGGCGGGAGTGCTCCCGGTGACGCGTCCCTGGAGGCGACCCTGCTGCGCGAACTCTCCGAAGAGGTGCCCGGAGTGCAGCTCTCCGGCCTGGAACCATACGCCGTGGAGGAGACCACCAGCGTCGACGGGCTGACCGTGCCCGTCCAGGTGTTCACCGCCGTCTGGCAGGGGCATCCGGACAGCGCCGGGCTACGCGAAGGGATCCTGCTGCACTGGAGCACTCCGGACATGCTCGACCGGCTGCCCCAGTCCCCCGGCCTCGGCGACCTCATCCGCCGGCACGCCGCCCAGCACCCCCCGGCAGCGGCCTCGCTGAGGCGGCATCACCGCCGCGCGGCCGGCGGAACCCCCGCAGGAACGGAGCTCCACGTCGTGGGGGTGCACCTCTTCCTCCAGGACTCCGAAGGCAGGGTCCTTCTGGGGCTGCGGCACCCGGACTCCGCGTACGCCGGACGGCTCTGGCACACCTTGGCCGGGCACTGCGAGAGGGAGGACGCGGTCAGCTCCCTGATCCGGGAGACGGAGGAAGAGGCGGGGCTGCTTCTCGACCGCGAGGCGATCGACCTCGTCCACCTGCTCCACAGCCAGAACTCGCCCACGGCGAGCCCGAGGATCCAGCTGTTCTTCCGAGCCCGGTCCTGGTCCGGCGTGCTGCAGGTGCGGGAGCCGGACCGGTGCGTGGAATGGCGGTGGTTCAACCCCAAGGACCTGCCGGACAACACCGTGCCGTACACCCGGCAGGCCATCGAAGCGATCCTCGCAGGCCAGCCGTACTCCGATCTGGGGTGGGCCTCATGA